GAAGACAAAGGGTTAGGGGTGCAGAATAAAAATCAAAACAAACAGATCACATGGCATGTTAGGGGAAACAGTTTTCTGGGCCTTAAAAAGTATGATGAAGCTGTAGAAAGCTTTGATAAATCTTTGAGATTATATTCTGAAGGGGATATACCTCAAGTGTATATTGATAGTTTAATTGGTAAGGGTAATGCTCTTGCAGGTCTTAATAAGTTCGAAGGAGCTTTGGAGTGTTATAATAGAGTACTGGAATTGAGTCCGGATTCCGTAGCTGCTAAAAAAGGAAAAGCGGATATTTCAGCGTATAAATCTGAAAAATAATAACGAAATTTTTCTTATATTTTCATGTAATATATACTAAAAATTATAAGGATTAATGGTGATATTAATCTTTAAAGAGTTCAGGAAAGGAACATAATGATATTATGATTTATGTTACTGAATTAAATTAAATGGCTTGAAATTATAAAATTTTCAGTCCAGTATTGTATTTACGAATTTAAAATAATATAATTATATAAATTACAAAATATAACAGTATAAGATAATTTAATTGAATAAATAAAAATTTTAACAGTTTTTAGGTGAAAAAAAATGCTTGATCCATCTGATTTTATAAAGGAATCAATTGAAGGAATTAAAAAACAAATAGGAGACGAAAAAGCAATAATAGCTCTCTCTGGAGGGGTAGATAGTTCTGTTGCATCAGTATTAGTCTCTGAAGCTATAGGGGATAACCTCCTGGCAGTGTTTGTTGACCACGGTCTTTTACGTGAAGGGGAGGCCGAATACGTTAAAGAAACATTTGAACCAAGACTCAACTTTGACTGCATTGATGCAAGTGAAGAATTTTTAAAGGAACTTGAGGGAGTAGAAGACCCTGAGGAAAAACGTAAAATTATAGGTGAAGTTTTTATAAGGGTCTTTGAAAGAGAAGCAGAAAAAGAAGGTGCTAAATTTTTAGTACAAGGTACAATTGCACCGGATTGGATTGAAAGTGAAGGAAAAATTAAATCCCACCACAATGTAGCTTTACCTCATGGACTAGTTTTAGAACTGGTAGAACCTATAAGAGAACTTTACAAAGATGAAGTGAGAGTTGTAGGAAGTGAAATGGGCCTTCCGGATGAAATAGTCAACAGGCAGCCATTCCCTGGTCCGGGACTTGCAGTCCGTGTTGTTGGAAAATTAACTCCTGAGAAGATAGAAATCTGCAGAAAGGCTAATGCTATCGTGGAAGAAGAAGTTAAAAAAGAAGGACTTGACGAATCGCTCTGGCAGTACTTCGCAGTTTTAACTGATACTAAGGTTACAGGGGTTAAAGGGGATATAAGGGACTTTGGATACCTTGTAGTTTTGAGAATGGTTGAATCGTGGGATGCAATGACAGCTAATGTGCCTGAACTCCCATGGGGAATGATAAGAACAATTTCAGCACGGATTACAGCTGAGGTTTCCGAAGTAACTCATGTAGCTCTTTCAGTCAGTGATAAACCACCTAGCACTATTGAGTTTGCATAATTTAATTAAATTTAACTTACTTTTTTTATTATTTTCAGGTTAAAGCATGTCAGAACGGTTTAAAGAAATAATTACTCAAATTCCATTTGATCATGGTGATTTAAAAGTGGTTAACAGAAAAGAATATCAACCTTTATTTGAGGAATTATTTGAGATCTATAAGAATTCTAGCCCTTTAGAAAAGTCTTCTATAAATGAATTTGTTCAAAACGATATAGATTTAAGTTACAAACTTGTTCATTGGATCCCTCCATGTTTAGAATCTGATCCAAAGCGTTATGTAATGTACAGGCTTATTTCAGCTTCAATCAGGGATGGAAAGCCTGATTTTCGTGATGATCTTCTTGAACTAGTGCATTTATGGGATTTTTTAGAAGAAAAAGGATTAGATACTCAGGAAATCTTTGAGGAAGCTATAACTATCAGTGGTTCTTTCCTTTTTGATCAAATTATGGATCCAAAGCGCAGGGAAGAATTGAGGTTTTAAATATCATTGAAAAAAATTAGAGAAATTTTTTAGTTAAATTATTTTAGTCAATAGACCGGTTTTAGATTTCTTCTAATTTATTTTGAATTATTGCATCTAATTTTTCAGTAACTGGCGTAGGGATGTTGTATTTTTTTCCTAATCTTATTATTGTTCCACCAAATAAATCACCTTCATTCTTTTTGCCTTTTTCAATATCTTTATGATATGAAGTGGTTGTTTCATAGGGGAAATTATTAGCTTTTTCAAGAGATTCTTCAATTATGGTTTCTTTTAGTTTTACTCCTTCAAAGACAGCAATTGAAACAATTTCTTCCATTATTTTTTGAACTTGCTCCCTTAGTTTTGAATTGGCCATTAGTTCACCTAAACTCTTATCATATGCGGCAGAAACAAGCCCAAATGGAGCAATGAAAATATATTTCTCCCAGATAGCAGGGAAAGAATCTCCAACCCACTCATGATCAATATTTAGATTGTTAAATAGATCTATAATAGAATTGGGTACAAATAATGGATAATTTGGATCTTTACCCATGATTATTTTGCCCTCTCCCCCAGTTTGAGTTACAACTCCTGGTTTTTCAATGTAAGTTCCAACATATACACATGCAGGTAATATTATCCCTGCTTGTAGCTTTTTTCGAATTCTATTGTAAATATCTACACCATTCAACAAAGGAATAATGATTGTGTCATCTTTTATATTGCCTGAAATTTTATCGACTGCTGCATCCAGATCATAACCTTTTACGCAGATTAGGACTAAATCTGGAGCTGGTATTTCATTGTAATTTTTTAATGCATCTGTTGGTTTACAGATTATCTCCTTCTCCTGAACTGTATTTAGGATTAATCCCCTTTCTTGAATTTTGTGCAAGTGATCTCCACGTGCTATGAAGTATATTTCTAGTTCCTTGAAAATTTCACTTTCATTGGCCATTTTGCCGCCAAAAAAGCCCCCTACGCCCCCAGTTCCATAAATGCATATTCTTTTTATTTCATTATCATATTTCATTTAATTATCTCCATCCAATTTAACATGATTAATTATGTTAAATTGCTATTTAAATATTTTGGAATATAATGATAATAAAAGCAATGTGTTTGAAAAGTGTGAAATAAATGAAACCAGACGAAATTACTCATGAAACTATATTCCAGTTAATGATTCAATTCCTGAGAATCACAAAGAAGTTCAATGAACTGGAAAAGATGTCTATTGATGTAGGAATTGGGGAAAAACTTTATCCTTCTGAGTTTCATGTTATAGTAGCTGTTGGAAGCGGCTATGAAAATACTGTTACAGGACTAAGTAAAAGACTTGAAATTACAAAGGGCGCTGTTTCGCAGGTTGTAAATAAACTTCAAGATAAAGGTTTCATAAATAAGGAACGAAATAAGGATTATGGGAAAGAAATTATCTTATCTTTAACTGAAAAAGGGCAAAATGCCTTTAAAGTTCAGGATGATTTCCATAAAAAGATGGAATATGAGTTTATAAACCATTTAGAAATGTTTACTCCTGAACAAATTGACTCTTTTCTCCAGATTTTACCTAGAATTGAAGAATATATCGATACCTTTTTAAAGAATAAAAAATAATATTTTTTTTATCAAACAGTTTAGCTACTAAACTGTTAGGGAGAGATAATATTATGTCCATAAAAACAGCGGTTAAAGATCATTTTTCATATAGTCCAATTTCAAGGCACCTTAAGAATCATTTTGATTATTTGCACGGATTTAGCGGTATGAAATTAGTTTATCAAGATGAAACTCTTTTAATGAGAAAATTCACAGTTCAAGATGCGGATAAATGTGCTAAACTGTTTAAGGAAGTGTTTTCAGAGTATCCCTGGTACGATAACTGGGTATCTTTGGAGCAGGCAAGAACCTATTTAATAGAATTAATCGAAAACCCTGTTTTTGAGGGATATGTTGCATATAGTGGATTAAAGTTGGTAGCAGTTTGCTTTGGTCATAGGAGATCATGGTGGATGGGAAAAGAACTGTTCATTGATGAGTTTTATGTGAGAAATGAAAGCCAGGGAAATGGAATTGGAACCCGAATGATGGGTTATATAAAAAAACAGCTTATTGAAGAAGATTATACTCGTTTGGTTTTGTTAACCAATAATGGAATACCTGCTGAAGAATTTTATATCAAAAATGGGTTTTACAATAATCAGGACAGGACAGTTATGGTTAAAGATCTTTAAAAAATAAAAAATGGATTTACCGGATATAAATTTAAAAAAATAAAAATAAGCTGTTTTTATTAAAATAAATCCTTGACATTCAAGTTAGCCTGGAAAGACTGAGCAACTATTGGATTTGCAGCTACTTCCGGTATTCCTAAATCTTTTAAAACTATCTTACAGAATTCCATGGGCTCTAAAGATGGATCCATTTTGTTAATTTTTATAACTGACTTGTGAATGCTTTGAAGATAATCCAGAGCGTCATCCATAATCTGGTATACGCTGTCACCTTCTTGGGGGTCGTCCCATGAAGCTAGTAGCGTTTCAATTTTAGGAATGGATTTTAGTTTCTTAATTGAATTTACAGAGGTTTCAATATCCTCATAAATTGGCAAATCGCCTTTAAGTGGAACAGCATCTCCAGTTATTATAACTCTTTCTTCTTCTATTAAAAGAGAAATAGAACCTTTGGAATGGCCTGGAGTATGGATAACTTTCAAGCTAATATTTTCGTCTAAATCAAGTGTATCTCCATCTTCAAGGATATCATCAACATCAACAGACCCTTCTACCAGCAAGTGGAAATTAGGTACCGGCCGTTCTTTTGCCTGTAATTCAACATCTTCAATCCACAGTATTTCGCCGGAATGGGCAGCGATTTTACATCCTGATTTTGCCTTTATTGACCTGGCTGATCCGATATGATCAGGATGTGAATGTGTTAAAATCATTAAAGAAATATCTTCGGGCTTTAAACCGATTTTCTCCATATAATCAAAGATCACACTTTCAGATGCCACAACTCCGCTGTCAATTAAGCATACCT
This genomic window from Methanobacterium veterum contains:
- the guaA gene encoding glutamine-hydrolyzing GMP synthase, whose translation is MLDPSDFIKESIEGIKKQIGDEKAIIALSGGVDSSVASVLVSEAIGDNLLAVFVDHGLLREGEAEYVKETFEPRLNFDCIDASEEFLKELEGVEDPEEKRKIIGEVFIRVFEREAEKEGAKFLVQGTIAPDWIESEGKIKSHHNVALPHGLVLELVEPIRELYKDEVRVVGSEMGLPDEIVNRQPFPGPGLAVRVVGKLTPEKIEICRKANAIVEEEVKKEGLDESLWQYFAVLTDTKVTGVKGDIRDFGYLVVLRMVESWDAMTANVPELPWGMIRTISARITAEVSEVTHVALSVSDKPPSTIEFA
- a CDS encoding ketopantoate reductase family protein → MKYDNEIKRICIYGTGGVGGFFGGKMANESEIFKELEIYFIARGDHLHKIQERGLILNTVQEKEIICKPTDALKNYNEIPAPDLVLICVKGYDLDAAVDKISGNIKDDTIIIPLLNGVDIYNRIRKKLQAGIILPACVYVGTYIEKPGVVTQTGGEGKIIMGKDPNYPLFVPNSIIDLFNNLNIDHEWVGDSFPAIWEKYIFIAPFGLVSAAYDKSLGELMANSKLREQVQKIMEEIVSIAVFEGVKLKETIIEESLEKANNFPYETTTSYHKDIEKGKKNEGDLFGGTIIRLGKKYNIPTPVTEKLDAIIQNKLEEI
- a CDS encoding MarR family winged helix-turn-helix transcriptional regulator gives rise to the protein MKPDEITHETIFQLMIQFLRITKKFNELEKMSIDVGIGEKLYPSEFHVIVAVGSGYENTVTGLSKRLEITKGAVSQVVNKLQDKGFINKERNKDYGKEIILSLTEKGQNAFKVQDDFHKKMEYEFINHLEMFTPEQIDSFLQILPRIEEYIDTFLKNKK
- a CDS encoding GNAT family N-acetyltransferase, coding for MSIKTAVKDHFSYSPISRHLKNHFDYLHGFSGMKLVYQDETLLMRKFTVQDADKCAKLFKEVFSEYPWYDNWVSLEQARTYLIELIENPVFEGYVAYSGLKLVAVCFGHRRSWWMGKELFIDEFYVRNESQGNGIGTRMMGYIKKQLIEEDYTRLVLLTNNGIPAEEFYIKNGFYNNQDRTVMVKDL
- a CDS encoding MBL fold metallo-hydrolase, producing the protein MEIRKNVHAIKIPFQVKTELGTLDRFVYSYLINGEQVCLIDSGVVASESVIFDYMEKIGLKPEDISLMILTHSHPDHIGSARSIKAKSGCKIAAHSGEILWIEDVELQAKERPVPNFHLLVEGSVDVDDILEDGDTLDLDENISLKVIHTPGHSKGSISLLIEEERVIITGDAVPLKGDLPIYEDIETSVNSIKKLKSIPKIETLLASWDDPQEGDSVYQIMDDALDYLQSIHKSVIKINKMDPSLEPMEFCKIVLKDLGIPEVAANPIVAQSFQANLNVKDLF